Genomic DNA from Candidatus Thermoplasmatota archaeon:
AAATAAGAAGAAGCATTACTGGGAATAGAAACGAAAAAAACATACCCATTTTGCTTCTTGTCCAGCTTTTTGTTAATGCGTAAAATACAGCGAAAAAGCCTCTCATACCAGCTCACCACGCTCATCAATTTTCGCACCAATTAGCCTAAAAAACACGTCATCCATTCCAGCTCTGAGCACTTCTATTTCCACATCTTCAAGTTGATAGAGTTGTGCAAGCGCTTTCTTTGCCTCGCGCTCTTTCTCAAATAGCCCAATAATATTATTATCGTCACGTGAAACCCTCTGGGTAAACTGTCTAAGTATTTCTTCAGGTTTCTTGCCACCACTTACAGCTACTTTAACACCACCCCCATATTTTGAAATAAGCGTGCTGATTTGATCGGTAGCAACAACTTTTCCTTTTAATATTACAGAGGCTCTATCACTTAACTTCTCAACTTCTTCCATATAATGGGTGGTGAGGAAAACAGTCTTTCCAAGCTTTTTAAGATTTTTTATTATTTCCCAACATTCTCTTCTTGCCTTAGGATCCAGACCTGTTGTGGGCTCATCTAGAAATAAAAGTTCAGGATCGCTAACTAGTGCCATACATACTCCCACCCTTCTTTTCATTCCTCCAGAAAGGGTTCCGAATTTCTTATTTCTTACCTCCCATAACCCTAACAGCTCAAGAAGCTCTTTGATATCGTGCTTAATACCATATATTGTTGCAACGAGCTCTACGTTCTCTTTTACTGTAAGCCTCTCAAATGTATTAAAGTTCTGGGGCATTACCCCTATTCTCTTTTTTATTTCTTTCTCTTCAGTTAGCACATCTAACCCTAAAACTTTTGCAGAGCCAGATGTAGGTTTTCTTAGGCATTCCAATATTTCAACGGTAGTGGTTTTGCCGGCAGCGTTGGGACCTACAAGAGAGAATATTTCACCTTTATACACATCAAAAGATATATTATCTACTGCAATCAGATCTTTATAACGCTTTACAAGCGAATTAACCTCTACAACTTTTTCAGGCATTTTTTTTTATAATAGCTTCTGTACTATTAAATTTAGTGTGGTTTCTTCTATCTGGGTGCTTCAAGCATCTTTCTACTAATGTAGTCAAATGCG
This window encodes:
- a CDS encoding ABC transporter ATP-binding protein, producing MPEKVVEVNSLVKRYKDLIAVDNISFDVYKGEIFSLVGPNAAGKTTTVEILECLRKPTSGSAKVLGLDVLTEEKEIKKRIGVMPQNFNTFERLTVKENVELVATIYGIKHDIKELLELLGLWEVRNKKFGTLSGGMKRRVGVCMALVSDPELLFLDEPTTGLDPKARRECWEIIKNLKKLGKTVFLTTHYMEEVEKLSDRASVILKGKVVATDQISTLISKYGGGVKVAVSGGKKPEEILRQFTQRVSRDDNNIIGLFEKEREAKKALAQLYQLEDVEIEVLRAGMDDVFFRLIGAKIDERGELV